AGAAAGATCAGCAAGTTGCAAAGAAATATGAGTGGGTTTTACCTCCtcaatttgaagctttttcatcaCTAAGAGTGAAATTAGattgatgctagctccaaggtcacataaagctctctgaatggtgacatctccaatggtgcaaggaatgACAAAGCTTCCTGGGTCTGGCATCTTCTCAGAAAGGTTGTGTTGAATAATGGCACTGCATTCCTTGGTTAACACCACTGTTTCTTGTTCCTTCCAGTTCCTCTTGTGGGTCAACAGTTCTTTCATAAATTTAGCATAGAGAGGCATTTACTCCAGAGCCTCTGCAAAGGGAATGTTAATCTGTAGCTTCTTGAAGACATCTAAAAATTTAGAGAATTGCTTTTTTTTAAAGCTTTctgaagtctctgaggatatggcattttcggcttgtattcaggagcctttggcaatgtAGGATATGCGTCTAGAGAGTCAGGGAATGGGTTGTCTGCACGCTTTGGGGGGGGGGGCGTGCTccacttcttcttttttctcttctggAGCTTTCTTTTCAACTAGCTCTTCATTGGCCCTTGTCTCATAGCCGGCTGTTTTACCACTTCTCAACTGAATAACCTTGCAAtcttctcttgggttcaccactgtatcacTTGAAAATGTACTTGCAGACCTCTCAGGTATTTGCTTGCTCAGCTGGCCCATTTGCActtctaaatttctaatggaggcttTGGTTTTCTGCATAAAATTCCTCATCATCTCCCAATTAGAATCTTCCTTGGATTTAGAGTTAGCCTGCTGAGGTTGAGATTGGCGGTTATTGTAACTGTTCTGTTGGAAACCGCCCTGAGAGTTATTGTTGAAATTCTGAGGTCTCTGGGATTGGTCcctccacccaaaatttgggtgatttctccatccttGATTGTACGTCTGAGAGTAGGGTTTATTATTGGGATTTCTAGAACTactccccatgtaattaacctgtTTAGAAGAGGATTGAGTATAATCATAGTTGTTATTCTGCACTAAATGTCCTGCCATGTCATAAGAGATCTCTTGAGATGGATTTTGGGTATTGATggctgagacttgcatgccacccatgtgttgagtaagtagatttatttgctgagacataagcttgttctgagTAAGAATAGCATTGAGAGCTTCCACTTCCATAACACCCTTCTTCTGAGGAGCCtcagagttcacaggattcctgttagatgagtataGATATTGGTTactagcaaccaattcaataagctcaatagtttcctccggtgtcttcttcttgtgcaatgaacctcATGCAGAATTATCTAGgcacatcttggacatttcacccaagccttcataaaagatgTCTAGTTGAGTCCATTGGGAGAACATGTTcggagggcattgcctagtcagtagcttgtatctctctcAAGCTTTATACAGAGTctcaccatccttctgcctgaaggtcgctacaagaatttgacaaaTTAGCGACAAATTTTTGCGAGAAATATGTTTGTCACTAATCCATCACTAATTTGCGAGGAATTAGTGACACACTAACGACAAAATTAATGAGCGGTCACAAAATACCTGAACTTGAGAAAAGCAACTGATTAGCGAGAGATTTACGAGTAAGTTTGTTTCTCGCAAATTGACTTTTATGGCTAAAAAAAGAGCGGGGAAAATTCCTCGCTAATTTGTCACAAATTAATTAGCGAGTGACAATGTTCTAGCAAATCAGTCACTTAGGGGTTCAATCGAATAAAAGTAAAGTAACGAGTGATATTATTGTCACTATTCTGTCGCAAGTGTTTGATATACAATTAGCGAGAAACAATTCACACACACTAGTTCGTCACTAAATAAACTTTGTGCGGAATGGCTAATTAGTGAGGAACAACGTTCCTAGCTAATCCGTCGCGAAGAATTGAAATTCATTTTGCGATGGATAATTTTCTAGCTAATTTGTCACCaaagtttttgtttttttagcGAGCAACAAGTTTCTCGCTAATTTGTCGCATAATATGTAAAAAtaagtttttgtttttttagcGAGCAACAAGTTTCTCGCTAATTTGTCGCATAATAttgtaaaattcaaaataagaGTAACGACAAAAAATAGTCGTCGCTAACTCGTCGCAACAGATAAATTATTTTGCTAAGGAACTGTTCCTCGCTAATTAGTCGCTAAAGTGGAAATACGGATATTGAGCGCCTAGGACCTAAGTAGTGAAAAATTTGCGATCGTTTAACAACTGACACAGTTCGTTCGCTGATTTCAAGTCGCTGATTAGCGGGCGAAATACATTTGTCGCTAAGTGGTCGCAAGTTTAATTTAGCGAGCGACTTGGCAATCGCAATCTTGTCGCAAAGTAAAAGCTATATCCTACCTATTTGTAGCAAATTACTCGATAATCTCGTTGGAAATCTGTCGCGGAGTTATAACAAATCCAAAACTGATCAAGAAAATTTTATAAGTAACTGGTCGCAATTGAGTCACTAATCAAAAGCTTATTTAGTGAGGAATTAGCGACCGTTTAACAACTGATATACTTTTCTTGCTTATTTCATGTTGTTACTAATTTGTCAGAAAAAATATTAGTCCCATGTTGCtactaatcactaaccactatATACATCCATGGAAAATTCAtgaaaaaaatcattaaaaaagtaatacaaattattttaatttatttatttcaatataaaatcattgatatttacataaatattttcgtatttttttaaaaaaaaatcttatctaccttataaaatattttttaaaatttaaattttaaaaaaatcaaaataaaaatttgaaaacaaaagaaaaaaaaagtaactcaaaaaccaaaaaagcatttaatttttaaaatttaaaacgtACCTACAagaacttttttttattatttcaa
Above is a genomic segment from Arachis stenosperma cultivar V10309 chromosome 1, arast.V10309.gnm1.PFL2, whole genome shotgun sequence containing:
- the LOC130975105 gene encoding uncharacterized protein LOC130975105; amino-acid sequence: MGGMQVSAINTQNPSQEISYDMAGHLVQNNNYDYTQSSSKQVNYMGSSSRNPNNKPYSQTYNQGWRNHPNFGWRDQSQRPQNFNNNSQGGFQQNSYNNRQSQPQQANSKSKEDSNWEMMRNFMQKTKASIRNLEVQMGQLSKQIPERSASTFSSDTVVNPREDCKVIQLRSGKTAGYETRANEELVEKKAPEEKKEEVEHAPPPKACRQPIP